The following is a genomic window from Neodiprion pinetum isolate iyNeoPine1 chromosome 3, iyNeoPine1.2, whole genome shotgun sequence.
AATTTAACCAGGTAATGTGAGTAGAAGTTGAAAAGAGGAACCTTGATCgtcctcaaatttttttaaaatcacttttgTGAAAACGGTTCTCTGAGATTTATCGCGGTTTGTTACAGCATGGACTCAAACATTAGTAACAATCGAGTCTTAcctaatttccaaaaaatatctCCAAGTAGTATTTTCGTGTAAATAGGTCTAGGTTTTTCGCTGCAAGcaaactgtattttttaaaaaccacGGAAATTTAACGTCAGgtcagaaattatttttacacgtcAACTGCATCTTTTTTAGAAATGAAGATATGAGTGTTGACTCAAGATGCATATTATTATCTTCGGCTAACGGTACGAGTTAAGTATTAAACATATGCACAGAAATTACATACGGTGCATACAGGATCAACTGTATATCTTCATCCTTTGATTAACTTTTTCGACTACATCTTCCATTCTTTGCATCAAGAAAAGGTTTCGAGCTCTGTTAACAGTAAACCAGGTGCACGTTTATTGCAAATCTATTTAGATAGTATTATTTTTGTCGATCCGATGGAGTTATATTGACGTTGCTGAATTTGGCCCAAATGAATTTGCGTAATTGAAAAGCATACGGCGTTCACACGGagttatatgaaaatttcagtctgCTTCCGTTCGTCATTCCATAGGCATAATAATATTCGACTCTGTATTATCTGGGTACACGCGGTGAGCGATGGTAACATCAGTTCTTGTCGCCTCTACGTACCGACCGCTTGCCGACTTGAGTTGCGCATGTGAGGAAGAACGCAGAGGGCGCTGCTTGACGAAGAATTTATCTCGTCCATTTTCCATTACGAAAAGTCCCATAAGACTATCAGTCTTTATATGCCTTCAGTCGACggttactgtaacgatgtaTATTAGGGAAAATCGCGTATATAGAGATCAGTGGGAAAATCGCTCACTTCTCACTTTTAGGAGTGTTTGTAACTTAGTAAACcatgataaacaaaacatactctCATTTTCAAAAGACGACTCCTTGCAAGTCATTATAAAATTGCGCAATAATGATGATTTCCCTGGTGTTTAGTTTTGTTGACGTTACCAAGTCAGCCTTGTATTTCGGAATGTATTTCGAACCGAGTGCGCCTCGCAACGGCCTCGCACACTTTTCTTGATCCACGAACTACGAAGAATAAAGATTAAAAAGTATCACGCTTGAAATTTCGACACGTGCAGGCACATGCACGCAATTCGCACAAACCTACTTCCCACGTGGTAGAAGTGTTTTGATCATTATTGTCACATCGTGGATCACGGGCAACATACAAAAAACAGTCAGCTGCGAAATCGAACGGAATTCGGTATATAGACTTGCCGATGTATTGTCTTGACTGTCTAGTTTGTGAAGTCTTATTGcaatttgttgtttttattgttgCAGTGGGTTTACTATAGAAGGGGAagacaatattttattactcttAATTAATGTGATTTGTAGGAAAGTAACGATTAGTTATTATGGACAGGCGGCACGGATTAAATACGCCTTCTCCGTTGAGAAATAGCACGGCTGCGAATCGACCCTTTCGATCACCCTTTCATACTATTCTCAGCCCATGTGATAAAGTCAATCTCAACGGAAAGCGTGTCAAGGTTTCAAACGTTAGATCTTCTCCGTAAGTTTTTTGTCGATGTTATACATCGCAAATAATCATTGAATGTTGCACTTGAATTGCAACTTTCTAAATGCATAAATGTAATTTGGATCAATTGACAAATTTCATCTTTTCAACTGTTTCATATAAtagtaatgataaaaattccgATAATTAATATCATATAATTGGATAACACAGTTCATGGTATACGTGTATCTTTGTGATGCGTACATACGTatcttatttttaaaatacaatttcttcaaatttagATCTGTATGACATTTAAGAGTTAACATTGTGGTTACCTGTCACTGTCAACCCTGTCACTGTCAACCCTAatttaaaacattttcattattacaatTCAAGTTCATGGACCCCAAAGAAGAGGACTAGTCATCAGCCGTGTTTAAtgggcaaaaaaatttgcttaGAAAATGAATACGCACCATCAGAATGCGACAAAGAAAGATCGATTACTGAGGATGATCTTAAACAAATCAAAGATAGAATCTGCGTAAAGAAACAACAATTAGAAAGTGTGAAACGTCAGttgttgtacaaaaaaaaggtCAGATTTTGGAATCCTATTACTTTGTTGAAAAAGAGATACTattgaaaaagattttcatGCTGTCTTTGGCAGTATTCAAGTGTTTCCCCGTTGATATTCTTAATTCTTTGGGTTGGTTTAATCGCAGACAAGCAGACACTGTACACATATACTATACTAGTTGCAAAAGGTCAACTGTAGCTAAtagaaccaaaaaaaatttgtccgtGTTTGCGATTCTAAAAATATGTCTTggaattttagaaattttcactaTTTGAAAGAAAGCTTATCTGGAATAAGTCACATTaccaaataatttgaataacgtaATATTGTAATAGTTGCAAGTTTATTATATCCTTTCATTTCTAAGGCAATTCGTTTGGTTACTTTTTTGAAATGATCCAAACTTGAAGTACATATTCCGaagtataattaattgaattagGTAAATAATATGTGTACAGACATAAAAgcatattttgtttttagcACGAGGCACATGATTTAAATGATCTTACGGAAAGATGGCTGCGAGGGTGTCAAGAAGCGCTTATGCAATTCCAGAAAGATATTAGCTGCCACAGCGGAACTGCTGTAAGCATGCCAGAGCTTTTGGCGCAGTTAGGGATTCCGCCAAAATTGGTACAATATTCAGTTGAAGATTGCGACTTTGTGGTGTAAAGACAGACATTGATTGTTGAGATTCTTTGTATCCATAAAATGGTCAGGATGAGAACATTTGTGAACAATATATTCAAGCGATAACCAACTATATATCATTAATTTAATCTGTCGACTGTATTGAGTTCTTGTGCAGCAGCATATTGTGCTACaaaaacattatttatttacatattttcgtaCAAACTGACAAACTTTGTTCATCAGTTTCTTAAAGTTAAGTCAAGTATTACTCAATAATTATGGGGCCTAAATGGATGATCCGGATCAAAGAGCTGGGGGTCTTTCACGTACGTCACATCCTTGAAGTAGTAAGCCATGAAACCTATATTTTAACGTATAGAATTATATTCATTGACTGAAGTAAAATTGGAGAGATAATCGAAATAGATGATATGTAATTCAACCAGAGATGGACCACAAAGTACCCTTAATATAAATTACTATGATATATTCATTAACAGTATATAATGTCAAGCTAGCCATCAACATATTAatcaaattattgcaaaaataagGCATTGCTAATCAAAATAATAGACTTGAGCCTATGTTGCTGAATACATCAATGCGTCCTACAGAAAAAGACGTATTTTGGCGGGCTGGATAGATAGAATGTATTTCGCCAGCTAATTTAGAACGGACATATCTCAAAAGATGCTACGAATTGTGTATAGAGCTCTGTATACACTTGCTGTACCATCTTTTGAGATATGTCTGTGCGATCTGGCCCACCAAAATATGTTCATTTCCATAGGAACTGTTGACATAgttacaaaaaagaattttatgtGGAAGGATATTACCATACACAAGTAATCGATTGggtttttaataattcaaacagGTTGAAGTAAGTAAggttactgtaacgatgcatgtttaggaaaaatcattGCTTCAAACCTTTAGGAGTGTCTGAAGTTTAGCAAATcataataaacaaaacatatttatatttggAAAAGCTAGCTTCTTaaaagtcattctaaaattgcacAATAATGAATTTCTCCCTGATGATTCGTTATGTtaatgttactaacttcagtctcGTATAATGCAAGGTGGTTATTCAAGCTAAACTAATTCTGGAGAACTCTGAAACATTAGGGAATATATATCCTTTGCCAAGTGTTATATCACGATCTGTATCATGcttttgtcaattttcattaGTATGAACAATACGAATAAATGGGAGTATTAGATTTCAACATTTTGGAACTTAATAGTTTTTGATATATTTTACAGTtcatgtttaatttttatatcagaaaatctagaaaaattggaatttggTTTTTGAGGGATCTGAGAAAGACAAACTATTTAATCCTCAGCATTTAAGACGCTAATAATCTTGCATAATGATATGAGGTATTTCAATATATGGTACTAACCAGCATTTTGTGCTTTTAGAATCTCATGTTCAACTTTTGCCTGTTTACTCTTGCACAAGCCAGTTATGTGGCGTCCATAAATTCGTCCTGTGTAACGGCTCTGGAACTGGGAAAGCAGTCTTACGTTTTTATAATCTGGCTCTATATTGTATTTGCACAAAATGCATTTGACTCGCGGCTTCTCATAcggatttttttccaactgcACTGGCTATAAAAAGAGACCATGTtagtatacaaaaaaaatttgttcttgttttttctgaTCTCTAATTTTTCTAAACTGAACAAAATATTAGGGTACATTGAATACGAAGATAGTGATTGAGACAACTTACAAGATCTGCCTGTAT
Proteins encoded in this region:
- the LOC124214851 gene encoding uncharacterized protein, which translates into the protein MDRRHGLNTPSPLRNSTAANRPFRSPFHTILSPCDKVNLNGKRVKVSNVRSSPSWTPKKRTSHQPCLMGKKICLENEYAPSECDKERSITEDDLKQIKDRICVKKQQLESVKRQLLYKKKHEAHDLNDLTERWLRGCQEALMQFQKDISCHSGTAVSMPELLAQLGIPPKLVQYSVEDCDFVV
- the mRpS18C gene encoding small ribosomal subunit protein bS18m, whose protein sequence is MFFCKHQTHKMSSYVLTRSFVGAAKKILWRTLHRPIHEAAESHQISNEEIQADLPVQLEKNPYEKPRVKCILCKYNIEPDYKNVRLLSQFQSRYTGRIYGRHITGLCKSKQAKVEHEILKAQNAGFMAYYFKDVTYVKDPQLFDPDHPFRPHNY